In one Natronosalvus amylolyticus genomic region, the following are encoded:
- the proS gene encoding proline--tRNA ligase, giving the protein MSNESQELGITESKNHRPGEWYAEVVQKADLADYAPMGGFIVTKPRGYALWESIQDTLDGWFKDTGVTNAYFPLFIPESYLEREKDIVEGFDPEVAWVTQGGHNELEERLAVRPTSESIIAPFMSQWTRSHRDLPMRLNQWCSVVRWEATDTKPFFRTKEFLWQEGHTAHETDQEAWDEVWTRLEQYADLYEEHLAIPVLKGKKPEHDKFPGADTTTTVECLMPDGKSVQGGTSHHLGQSFADAFDITFADEDETEQTAYTTSWGLSWRALGALIMTHSDDQGLVLPPTIAPTQVVIVPIWQADNEDEVLAYANEVAEELEEAGIRVELDDRDERNPGFKFNEHELEGVPLRIEIGPNEATDGEVTLVHRPDNEKVVESRKGVAETVDDHLETVYDKLYTAAEETLEANVRTADSPEDIMGTIGRHGGYVKVPWCGDQACEEVIKEKVAAEIVLQPLAEESPETDGTPVAPEDDDACCTICGESADQVAYFARTY; this is encoded by the coding sequence ATGAGCAACGAATCTCAGGAACTCGGCATTACCGAGTCCAAGAATCATCGACCCGGTGAGTGGTACGCCGAGGTCGTTCAAAAGGCAGACCTGGCCGACTACGCGCCCATGGGCGGATTTATCGTCACGAAACCTCGTGGCTACGCCCTCTGGGAATCGATTCAGGACACGCTCGACGGCTGGTTCAAAGACACCGGCGTCACGAACGCGTACTTCCCCCTGTTCATCCCCGAAAGCTACCTCGAGCGGGAGAAAGACATCGTCGAAGGATTCGACCCCGAGGTTGCCTGGGTCACCCAGGGTGGGCACAACGAACTCGAGGAACGACTCGCTGTGCGCCCGACGAGCGAGTCCATCATCGCACCGTTTATGTCTCAGTGGACGCGGAGCCACCGCGACCTGCCGATGCGACTCAACCAGTGGTGCTCGGTGGTTCGGTGGGAGGCGACGGACACCAAACCCTTCTTCCGCACCAAGGAGTTCCTCTGGCAGGAAGGCCACACCGCCCACGAGACCGACCAGGAGGCCTGGGACGAGGTCTGGACTCGACTCGAGCAGTACGCCGACCTCTACGAAGAGCATCTCGCGATTCCTGTCTTGAAAGGGAAAAAGCCCGAACACGACAAGTTCCCCGGCGCGGATACGACGACGACCGTCGAGTGTCTGATGCCCGACGGCAAATCGGTCCAGGGCGGGACGAGTCATCACCTCGGGCAGAGCTTTGCCGACGCGTTCGACATCACGTTCGCCGACGAAGACGAAACCGAACAAACCGCCTACACCACCTCCTGGGGACTGTCCTGGCGGGCACTCGGGGCACTCATTATGACCCACTCGGACGATCAGGGCCTCGTGTTGCCACCAACCATCGCACCCACGCAGGTCGTCATCGTCCCAATCTGGCAAGCTGACAACGAAGACGAAGTGCTCGCGTACGCAAATGAGGTTGCCGAAGAACTCGAGGAAGCAGGTATCCGCGTCGAACTCGACGACCGCGACGAGCGCAATCCCGGCTTCAAGTTCAACGAACACGAACTCGAGGGGGTCCCGCTGCGGATTGAGATCGGCCCGAACGAGGCTACAGACGGCGAGGTAACGCTCGTTCACCGTCCGGATAACGAGAAAGTCGTCGAGAGTCGCAAGGGCGTCGCCGAAACCGTCGACGACCACCTCGAGACGGTCTACGACAAACTCTACACGGCGGCCGAAGAAACCCTCGAGGCAAACGTCCGGACCGCAGACAGCCCCGAAGACATTATGGGAACGATCGGACGACACGGCGGCTACGTCAAAGTCCCGTGGTGTGGCGATCAGGCGTGTGAAGAAGTGATCAAAGAGAAAGTGGCCGCCGAAATCGTCCTCCAGCCCCTGGCTGAAGAGAGCCCGGAAACTGACGGAACGCCGGTAGCACCCGAGGACGACGACGCCTGCTGTACGATCTGCGGGGAGTCTGCAGATCAGGTTGCCTATTTCGCGCGCACCTACTAA